In the Burkholderia glumae LMG 2196 = ATCC 33617 genome, one interval contains:
- a CDS encoding MFS transporter — protein sequence MSNKATRIDLFSLRTVPMRAFHLTWMAFFVCFFAWFACAPLMPLIAKQFHLSAGQVADINIAAVAATILVRLVVGPLCDRFGPRRVYAGLLAAGALPVIAVAFSHDYSSFLLCRLGIGAVGASFVITQYHTSVMFAPNVVGTANATTAGWGNAGAGAAQALVPLILAAVLMLGVGDASAWRVALVVPGVAMLVMAVLYWRYTQDCPQGDFITLRARGETVESGKKGGWASFFLACRNYRVWMLAITYGACFGVEVFIHNIASLYYVNHFQLSLKDAGLAAGIFGLLALFARALGGWLSDRLAARRGLAVRSMLLAVLIAGEGLGLLAFAHAGQVGMAIVAMVAFGMFTHMACGATYALVPFIDRKALGGVAGIVGAGGNVGAVAAGFLMKGVGDVQATLTLLGGFVLVTSLCAIAVRFSAEHMAREAALRASALANLPVAH from the coding sequence ATGTCGAACAAAGCCACCCGTATCGATCTGTTCAGCCTGCGCACCGTGCCGATGCGCGCATTTCATCTCACCTGGATGGCGTTCTTCGTCTGCTTCTTCGCGTGGTTCGCCTGCGCGCCGCTGATGCCGCTGATCGCCAAGCAGTTCCATCTCAGCGCCGGCCAGGTGGCCGACATCAACATCGCGGCCGTCGCGGCCACCATCCTGGTGCGGCTGGTGGTCGGCCCGCTGTGCGACCGCTTCGGCCCGCGCCGCGTCTACGCCGGGCTGCTGGCCGCGGGCGCGCTGCCGGTGATCGCGGTGGCCTTCAGCCACGATTACTCGAGCTTCCTGCTGTGCCGGCTCGGCATCGGCGCGGTGGGCGCGAGCTTCGTGATCACGCAGTACCACACCTCGGTGATGTTCGCGCCGAACGTGGTGGGCACCGCGAACGCCACCACGGCGGGCTGGGGCAACGCGGGCGCCGGCGCGGCGCAGGCGCTGGTGCCGCTGATCCTGGCCGCGGTGCTGATGCTCGGCGTGGGCGACGCGTCGGCCTGGCGCGTCGCGCTGGTGGTGCCCGGCGTGGCGATGCTGGTGATGGCGGTGCTCTACTGGCGCTACACGCAGGACTGCCCGCAAGGCGACTTCATCACGCTGCGCGCCCGCGGCGAGACGGTGGAAAGCGGCAAGAAGGGCGGCTGGGCAAGCTTCTTCCTCGCATGCCGCAACTACCGGGTCTGGATGCTGGCCATCACCTACGGCGCCTGCTTCGGCGTGGAGGTGTTCATCCATAACATCGCCTCGCTTTACTACGTGAACCACTTCCAGCTGTCGCTGAAGGACGCGGGCCTCGCGGCCGGCATCTTCGGCCTGCTGGCGCTGTTCGCGCGCGCGCTCGGCGGCTGGCTGTCGGACCGCCTCGCCGCGCGCCGCGGGCTCGCCGTGCGCTCGATGCTGCTGGCCGTGCTGATCGCCGGCGAGGGGCTCGGCCTGCTGGCGTTCGCTCATGCCGGGCAGGTGGGCATGGCGATCGTGGCGATGGTCGCGTTCGGGATGTTCACGCACATGGCTTGCGGCGCGACCTACGCGCTGGTGCCGTTCATCGACCGCAAGGCGCTGGGCGGCGTGGCCGGCATCGTCGGCGCGGGCGGCAACGTGGGCGCCGTCGCGGCCGGCTTCCTGATGAAGGGCGTGGGCGACGTGCAAGCCACGCTGACGCTGCTGGGCGGCTTCGTGCTGGTCACCTCGCTCTGCGCGATCGCGGTGCGCTTCAGCGCCGAGCACATGGCCCGCGAGGCCGCGTTGCGTGCCAGCGCGCTGGCCAACCTGCCCGTCGCTCACTGA
- the nirD gene encoding nitrite reductase small subunit NirD, translating into MHREPKLAAAARWTPVCQLNDIVPNTGVCALVNGGQVAVFRVEAGDGRTNIYAIDNIDPLSRAAVLSRGLVGSLGERVVVASPLFKQHFDLRTGECVEAPEKSVGVYASRVEGGLVWVEAA; encoded by the coding sequence ATGCATCGCGAACCGAAACTGGCTGCCGCCGCGCGCTGGACGCCCGTCTGCCAGCTCAACGACATCGTGCCGAACACGGGCGTGTGCGCGCTCGTCAACGGCGGCCAGGTGGCCGTGTTCCGCGTCGAGGCCGGCGACGGCCGCACCAATATCTACGCGATCGACAACATCGATCCGCTGTCGCGCGCGGCGGTGCTCTCGCGCGGGCTGGTGGGCAGCCTCGGCGAGCGCGTGGTGGTGGCCTCGCCGCTCTTCAAGCAGCACTTCGACCTGCGCACCGGCGAGTGCGTCGAGGCGCCGGAGAAATCGGTCGGGGTCTACGCCTCGCGCGTCGAGGGCGGCTTGGTCTGGGTCGAGGCGGCATGA
- the nirB gene encoding nitrite reductase large subunit NirB, giving the protein MNIVVIGHGMVGHKLLESLAGHPCAPQVTVLCEEPRAAYDRVHLSEFFSGKTAEDLSLVAPGFFEAHPNFRLRLGTAAASVDRAARTVTLANGETLGYDRLVFATGSAPFVPPVPGRDRADCFVYRTIEDLVAMRACGARSRSGVVVGGGLLGLECAKALRDLGLDTHVVEFAPRLMAVQVDDGGGSMLRGRIEALGVQVHTGKNTLEIGDGETATHRMHFADGTHLEADMIVFSAGIRPRDQLARDCGLEIGPRGGIVIDDRCRTGDAAVYAIGECAAWRGQTFGLVAPGYEMARVVAQQLAGGEAAFGGADLSTKLKLMGVDVASIGDAHGTTPGCRVVQYVDQRREVYKKLVVSECGKRLLGAVLVGDAAEYGTLLQMRLNGIELPPEPEMLILPQADGAAKPGIGVEALPAAAQICSCNNVSKAQICEAVAGGATSIGALKTCTGAGTSCGGCVPLVTQIMKAEMKKQGLAVNNHLCEHFAHSRQELYHLIRVEGIRTFDELLRKHGKGLGCDVCKPTVASILASCWNEFVLKREHAGLQDSNDYYLANIQRDGTYSVVPRMPGGEVTPEGLIAVGQVAKKYGLYTKLTGGQRVDLFGARVEQLPLIWEELIAAGFESGHAYGKSLRTVKSCVGSTWCRYGVGDSVGLAIDLENRYKGLRAPHKIKFGVSGCTRECAEAQGKDIGVIATEKGWNLYVCGNGGMKPRHAELLAADLDRETLIRYIDRVLMFYIRTADRLQRTSTWRDNLEGGLDYLIDVVVHDRLGIGADLEAQMAHVVDTYECEWKKAVNDPATRRRFRHFVNSDAPDATIAFVEARGQIRPALPGEAAEPADASEPVTA; this is encoded by the coding sequence ATGAACATCGTCGTCATCGGTCACGGAATGGTCGGCCACAAGCTGCTCGAGAGCCTCGCCGGCCACCCGTGCGCGCCCCAGGTCACCGTGCTCTGCGAGGAGCCGCGCGCGGCCTACGATCGCGTTCACCTGTCGGAGTTCTTCAGCGGCAAGACGGCCGAGGATCTCTCGCTCGTCGCGCCCGGCTTCTTCGAGGCGCATCCGAACTTCCGGCTGCGCCTCGGCACGGCCGCCGCCTCGGTCGATCGCGCCGCGCGCACCGTCACGCTGGCCAACGGCGAGACGCTCGGCTACGACCGGCTGGTGTTCGCGACCGGCTCGGCGCCGTTCGTGCCGCCGGTGCCGGGGCGCGACCGGGCCGACTGCTTCGTCTACCGCACCATCGAGGACCTGGTCGCGATGCGGGCCTGCGGCGCGCGCTCGCGCTCGGGCGTGGTGGTGGGCGGCGGGCTGCTCGGCCTCGAGTGCGCGAAGGCGCTGCGCGATCTGGGGCTCGACACGCACGTGGTCGAATTCGCGCCGCGCCTGATGGCCGTGCAGGTCGACGACGGCGGCGGCAGCATGCTGCGCGGCCGCATCGAGGCGCTCGGCGTGCAGGTGCATACCGGCAAGAACACGCTCGAGATCGGCGACGGCGAGACCGCCACGCATCGCATGCACTTCGCCGACGGCACGCACCTCGAGGCCGACATGATCGTGTTCTCGGCCGGCATCCGCCCGCGCGACCAGCTCGCGCGCGACTGCGGGCTCGAGATCGGGCCGCGCGGCGGCATCGTGATCGACGATCGCTGCCGCACCGGCGACGCGGCCGTCTACGCGATCGGCGAATGCGCGGCCTGGCGCGGCCAGACCTTCGGGCTCGTGGCGCCCGGCTACGAGATGGCGCGCGTGGTCGCGCAGCAGCTGGCGGGCGGCGAGGCCGCGTTCGGCGGCGCGGACCTGAGCACCAAGCTCAAGCTGATGGGCGTGGACGTGGCGAGCATCGGCGACGCGCACGGCACGACGCCGGGCTGCCGCGTGGTGCAGTACGTCGACCAGCGCCGCGAGGTCTACAAGAAGCTGGTGGTGTCCGAATGCGGCAAGCGCCTGCTCGGCGCGGTGCTGGTGGGCGACGCGGCCGAATACGGCACGCTGCTGCAGATGCGGCTGAACGGCATCGAGCTGCCGCCCGAGCCGGAGATGCTGATCCTGCCGCAGGCCGACGGCGCCGCGAAGCCGGGCATCGGCGTCGAGGCGCTGCCGGCCGCGGCGCAGATCTGCTCCTGCAACAACGTCTCGAAGGCGCAGATCTGCGAGGCGGTGGCGGGCGGCGCGACCTCGATCGGCGCGCTGAAGACCTGCACCGGCGCAGGCACCTCGTGCGGCGGCTGCGTGCCGCTCGTCACGCAGATCATGAAGGCCGAGATGAAGAAGCAGGGCCTGGCCGTCAACAACCACCTCTGCGAGCACTTCGCGCATTCGCGCCAGGAGCTGTACCACCTGATCCGCGTCGAGGGCATCCGCACCTTCGACGAGCTGCTGCGCAAGCACGGCAAGGGGCTCGGCTGCGATGTCTGCAAGCCCACCGTGGCCTCGATCCTCGCCTCGTGCTGGAACGAGTTCGTGCTCAAGCGCGAACACGCGGGCCTGCAGGATTCGAACGACTATTACCTCGCCAACATCCAGCGCGACGGCACCTATTCGGTGGTGCCGCGCATGCCGGGCGGCGAGGTCACGCCCGAGGGGCTGATCGCGGTCGGCCAGGTGGCGAAGAAGTACGGCCTCTACACCAAGCTCACCGGCGGCCAGCGCGTCGACCTGTTCGGCGCGCGCGTCGAGCAGCTGCCGCTGATCTGGGAGGAGCTGATCGCGGCCGGCTTCGAGTCGGGCCATGCCTACGGCAAGTCGCTGCGCACCGTGAAGTCGTGCGTCGGCTCGACCTGGTGCCGCTACGGCGTGGGCGATTCGGTGGGCCTCGCGATCGACCTGGAGAACCGCTACAAGGGCCTGCGCGCGCCGCACAAGATCAAGTTCGGGGTGTCCGGCTGCACCCGCGAATGCGCGGAGGCGCAGGGCAAGGACATCGGCGTGATCGCCACCGAGAAGGGCTGGAACCTCTACGTATGCGGCAACGGCGGCATGAAGCCGCGCCACGCCGAGCTGCTGGCGGCCGACCTCGACCGCGAGACGCTGATCCGCTACATCGACCGCGTACTGATGTTCTACATCCGCACCGCCGACCGGCTGCAGCGCACCAGCACCTGGCGCGACAACCTGGAGGGCGGGCTCGACTACCTGATCGACGTGGTGGTGCATGACAGGCTCGGCATCGGCGCGGACCTCGAAGCGCAGATGGCGCACGTTGTCGACACCTACGAGTGCGAGTGGAAGAAGGCCGTAAACGACCCCGCCACGCGCCGCCGGTTCCGCCATTTCGTCAACAGCGACGCGCCCGATGCCACCATCGCGTTCGTCGAGGCGCGCGGCCAGATCCGTCCCGCGCTGCCCGGCGAGGCGGCCGAGCCGGCCGACGCCTCAGAGCCGGTGACCGCCTGA
- the cobA gene encoding uroporphyrinogen-III C-methyltransferase: protein MTTPTETTGKVTLLGAGPGAADLLTLRAAKVLASADVVLLDDLVDPAIAALAPRARIVRVGKRGGCRSTPQAFIEKLMCRYAARGQHVVRVKGGDALLFGRAGEELAALHAAGVPVTIVSGISSGFAAAAELGVSLTHRRHCQGVTFVTAHLQDHGEPDWAALGATGTTLVVYMGMNRIERVAAGLLATLDAATPAAVVQWAGTPRARRWTGTLAALAAEPAAAGLGSPAVILVGTAIGEALAMLPPAASAAAGIEAGAAPDREPLSDAA from the coding sequence ATGACGACCCCTACCGAAACGACCGGCAAGGTCACCCTGCTCGGCGCCGGCCCGGGCGCCGCCGACCTGCTGACGCTGCGCGCCGCGAAAGTGCTGGCGAGCGCCGACGTCGTGCTGCTCGACGATCTGGTCGACCCGGCGATCGCCGCGCTCGCGCCGCGCGCGCGCATCGTCCGCGTCGGCAAGCGCGGCGGCTGCCGCTCCACCCCGCAGGCCTTCATCGAGAAGCTGATGTGCCGCTACGCCGCGCGCGGCCAGCACGTGGTGCGCGTGAAGGGCGGCGACGCGCTGCTGTTCGGCCGCGCCGGCGAGGAGCTGGCCGCGCTGCACGCGGCCGGCGTGCCGGTGACGATCGTGAGCGGGATCTCGTCGGGCTTCGCGGCCGCGGCCGAGCTGGGCGTCTCGCTCACCCACCGCCGCCACTGCCAGGGCGTCACGTTCGTCACCGCGCACCTGCAGGATCATGGCGAGCCCGACTGGGCCGCGCTCGGCGCGACCGGCACCACGCTCGTCGTCTACATGGGCATGAACCGCATCGAGCGCGTGGCCGCCGGCCTGCTCGCGACGCTCGACGCGGCCACCCCGGCCGCCGTGGTGCAATGGGCCGGCACGCCGCGCGCGCGGCGCTGGACCGGCACGCTCGCCGCGCTGGCTGCCGAGCCCGCCGCGGCCGGCCTCGGCAGCCCGGCCGTGATCCTGGTCGGCACGGCGATCGGCGAGGCGCTCGCGATGCTGCCGCCCGCGGCCTCCGCTGCCGCCGGGATCGAGGCCGGCGCCGCGCCGGATCGGGAGCCGCTGTCCGATGCCGCGTAA
- a CDS encoding acetyl-CoA hydrolase/transferase family protein, which yields MPTSRILAESLRSLVRTAEEAAALIVPSMTVAMSGFTGSGYPKAVPAALAARISAAHARGEDFRINVLTGASTAPELDGALAKADGISMRLPYQSDPVLRDKINAGKLDYQDIHLSHVAQYAWFGLFGELDVAVVEVAGIREDGLLIPSASVGNNKTWLDLAKKVILEVNSRQPLGLDGMHDIYYGTALPPHRKPIPLVSADDRIGEPYLRCPADKIIAIVETDAPDRSNAFSAPDATSKQIAGHLIEFLRHEIGRGRLPANLLPLQSGVGNITNAVLAGLGEGGFTNLTAYTEVIQDGMLDLLVNGTLSFASATALSLSPDAVKRFADDIALFRKKILLRPQEISNHPELVRRLGCIAMNGMIEADIYGNVNSTHVMGTKIQNGIGGSGDFARNGYLSCFMSASTAKGGTISRIVPMASHVDHTEHDVGVVVTEQGLADLRGLSPRQRARKIIDTCAHPDYRPMLADYFERASHESFGKQTPHLLGEALSWHDRYVRTGTMKP from the coding sequence ATGCCCACTTCCCGAATCCTCGCCGAATCCCTGCGTTCCCTCGTCCGTACCGCCGAAGAAGCGGCGGCCCTGATCGTGCCGAGCATGACCGTCGCCATGAGCGGCTTTACCGGCTCCGGCTATCCGAAGGCGGTGCCGGCCGCGCTGGCCGCGCGTATCTCGGCCGCCCACGCGCGCGGCGAGGACTTCCGGATCAACGTGCTGACGGGCGCCTCCACGGCGCCCGAGCTCGACGGCGCGCTCGCCAAGGCCGACGGCATCTCGATGCGCCTGCCGTACCAGTCCGATCCGGTCCTGCGCGACAAGATCAATGCGGGCAAGCTCGACTACCAGGACATCCACCTGAGCCACGTCGCGCAATACGCCTGGTTCGGCCTGTTCGGCGAACTCGACGTGGCCGTGGTGGAAGTGGCCGGCATTCGCGAGGACGGGCTGCTGATTCCGTCGGCCTCGGTCGGCAACAACAAGACCTGGCTGGACCTGGCGAAGAAGGTGATCCTCGAGGTCAACTCGCGGCAGCCGCTCGGCCTCGACGGCATGCACGACATCTATTACGGCACGGCGCTGCCGCCGCATCGCAAGCCGATTCCGCTGGTGTCTGCCGACGACCGCATCGGCGAGCCGTACCTGCGCTGCCCGGCCGACAAGATCATCGCGATCGTCGAGACCGACGCGCCCGATCGCAGCAACGCGTTCTCGGCTCCCGACGCCACCTCGAAGCAGATCGCCGGGCACCTGATCGAGTTCCTGCGCCACGAGATCGGCCGCGGCCGGCTGCCCGCCAACCTGCTGCCGCTGCAATCGGGCGTCGGCAACATCACCAACGCGGTGCTGGCCGGGCTCGGCGAGGGCGGCTTCACGAACCTGACCGCCTATACCGAGGTGATCCAGGACGGCATGCTCGACCTGCTCGTGAACGGCACGCTGAGCTTCGCCTCGGCCACCGCGCTGTCGCTGAGCCCCGACGCCGTCAAGCGCTTCGCCGACGACATCGCGCTGTTCCGCAAGAAGATCCTGCTGCGCCCGCAGGAGATCAGCAATCATCCGGAGCTGGTGCGCCGGCTCGGCTGCATCGCGATGAACGGCATGATCGAGGCCGACATCTACGGCAACGTGAATTCCACGCACGTGATGGGCACGAAGATCCAGAACGGCATCGGCGGCTCGGGCGACTTCGCGCGCAACGGCTACCTGTCGTGCTTCATGTCGGCGAGCACCGCGAAGGGCGGCACGATCTCGCGGATCGTGCCGATGGCGAGCCATGTCGATCACACCGAGCACGACGTGGGCGTGGTGGTGACCGAGCAGGGCCTCGCGGACCTGCGCGGGCTGTCGCCGCGCCAGCGCGCGCGCAAGATCATCGACACCTGCGCGCACCCGGACTACCGGCCGATGCTGGCCGACTACTTCGAGCGCGCCAGCCACGAGAGCTTCGGCAAGCAGACGCCGCATCTGCTCGGCGAGGCGCTGTCGTGGCACGACCGCTACGTGCGCACCGGCACGATGAAGCCGTGA
- a CDS encoding bifunctional nitrate reductase/sulfite reductase flavoprotein subunit alpha: MTNASVKTVCPYCGVGCGMVLHVDDGEVVKVSGDPEHPANFGRLCTKGSSAHVALRHAGRLESAYLREARDRDAVPLPVDDAIRETARRLAAIRDAHGPDAVAFYVSGQMSIEAQYLVNKLAKGYLRTAHVESNSRLCMASAGSGYKLSLGADGPPGSYQDFDHANLFLVIGSNMADCHPILFLRMMDRVKAGAQLIVVDPRRTTTADKASLFLQIRPGTDLALLNGLLHLLHENGHTDAAFIEAYTEGWEAMPAFLADYPPARVAELTGLAEDQIRRAAQMIGEARDWTSCWTMGLNQSTRGTWHTNAICNLHLATGAICRPGSGPFSLTGQPNAMGGREMGYMGPGLPGQRSLLDAADRAFVEAVWQLPPGTLRADGGGAGTIDMFERMASGEIKACWIICTNPAATVANRANAIAGLQAAELVIAQDAFLDTETNRYADILLPGALWAEAEGVMINSERNLTLMQQAIEPPGEARADWAIVAAVAREMGYGEAFDYASADEVFAEIVRFSNPATGYDLRGASHRALRATPLQWPCPPGDGQDRHPLRYLNDGVSQTRRIAGDGSVPALAFPTPSGRARFFARPHAEAAELPCAEYPIVLNTGRLQHQWHTMTKTGKVAMLNKLNPKPFVELHPQDAAALGIGPQDSVELRSRRGRAVLPAAISDRVQPGAAFAPMHWNDVYGDELCINALTHDAVDPVSLQPELKFCAVALTRVARAAADPVSAAGAGGARQPSNPPAAPAEAGAAPPQESPMSAALDTFAAALGLQDLAAPPLSDAERAYLAGFLSGLRGAPAGGVPVLPASAPCAPATRLWLDGMLAGLYSRAPLGEAPALPGPAGAAPGAGPGEALPAAAGVRIVHARPKVLLLWASQTGNIESLTELYATMLMNAGFEIRVACMADATPAVFANAQYALLMTSTFGDGDAPDNGAAFSAALAGAAAPRLDGLRYAVLAFGDRNYDAFCGHGRRLDARLAELGAERLTERVDCDVEFQPAADSWLERAIARIKAVDAALHAVPDGGAIPSLLPSKARPAASRLVANLRLNRPGAAKDTRYLALSTEGTALEYEAGDALGIWPTNCPAVVDELLTLTRLSADTPVSVPGVGELRLGEALGRHLDITRPHPDALALIAGRSRNGALKALLASDRRADLKNWLWGQQLADVLHEFPVELSAAELVAMLKRLQPRLYSIASSPAAHRGEVHLTVSAVRYSNGRRERKGVASTFLADRAQMGEGGVPVPVFVQKSAHFRPPASGDTPIVMVGPGTGIAPFRGFLHERRARGARGRNWLFFGEQHAATDFYYRDELSAMHDDGFLTHLDLAFSRDQDAKVYVQDRMRERGAQLWSWLEDGAHFYVCGDAARMARDVDAALKAVVAEHGGMDEASAAEYVARMARQRRYLRDVY, translated from the coding sequence ATGACGAACGCGAGCGTGAAAACGGTGTGCCCGTATTGCGGCGTCGGCTGCGGGATGGTGCTGCACGTCGATGACGGCGAGGTGGTCAAGGTCTCGGGCGACCCCGAGCATCCGGCCAACTTCGGCCGGCTCTGCACCAAGGGCTCGTCCGCGCACGTCGCGCTGCGCCACGCCGGGCGGCTCGAAAGCGCCTACCTGCGCGAGGCGCGCGACCGCGATGCGGTGCCGCTGCCGGTGGACGACGCGATCCGCGAGACGGCGCGGCGGCTGGCCGCGATTCGCGACGCGCACGGCCCCGACGCCGTGGCGTTCTACGTGTCGGGCCAGATGTCGATCGAGGCGCAGTATCTCGTCAACAAGCTCGCCAAGGGCTACCTGCGCACCGCCCACGTCGAATCGAACTCGCGCCTCTGCATGGCGAGCGCGGGCAGCGGCTACAAGCTCTCGCTCGGCGCCGACGGGCCGCCCGGCTCGTACCAGGACTTCGACCACGCGAACCTGTTCCTCGTGATCGGCTCGAACATGGCCGACTGTCATCCGATCCTGTTCCTGCGCATGATGGACCGCGTGAAGGCCGGCGCGCAGCTGATCGTGGTCGATCCGCGCCGCACCACCACCGCCGACAAGGCCTCGCTGTTCCTGCAGATCCGGCCCGGCACCGATCTCGCGCTGCTCAACGGGCTGCTGCACCTGCTGCACGAGAACGGCCACACCGACGCGGCGTTCATCGAGGCCTACACCGAGGGCTGGGAGGCGATGCCGGCCTTCCTCGCCGACTACCCGCCGGCCCGGGTGGCCGAGCTCACGGGGCTGGCCGAGGACCAGATCCGCCGCGCCGCGCAGATGATCGGCGAGGCGCGCGACTGGACGAGCTGCTGGACCATGGGCCTGAACCAGAGCACGCGCGGCACCTGGCACACCAACGCGATCTGCAACCTGCATCTGGCCACCGGCGCGATCTGCCGGCCCGGCAGCGGGCCGTTCTCGCTGACCGGCCAGCCGAACGCGATGGGCGGACGCGAGATGGGCTACATGGGGCCGGGGCTGCCGGGCCAGCGCAGCCTGCTCGACGCCGCCGACCGCGCCTTCGTCGAGGCGGTCTGGCAGCTGCCGCCCGGCACGCTGCGCGCCGACGGCGGCGGCGCCGGCACGATCGACATGTTCGAGCGGATGGCATCGGGCGAGATCAAGGCCTGCTGGATCATCTGCACGAATCCGGCGGCCACCGTCGCGAACCGCGCCAACGCGATCGCCGGCCTGCAGGCCGCCGAACTCGTGATCGCGCAGGACGCGTTCCTCGACACCGAGACCAACCGCTATGCCGATATCCTGCTGCCCGGCGCGCTATGGGCCGAGGCCGAGGGCGTGATGATCAACTCGGAGCGCAACCTGACGCTGATGCAGCAGGCCATCGAGCCGCCCGGCGAGGCGCGCGCCGACTGGGCGATCGTCGCGGCCGTGGCGCGCGAGATGGGCTACGGCGAGGCGTTCGACTACGCGAGCGCGGACGAGGTGTTCGCCGAGATCGTGCGGTTCTCGAACCCGGCCACCGGCTACGACCTGCGCGGCGCGAGCCACCGCGCGCTGCGCGCGACGCCGCTGCAATGGCCCTGTCCTCCCGGCGACGGGCAGGACCGGCACCCGCTGCGCTACCTCAACGACGGCGTGAGCCAGACCCGCCGCATCGCCGGCGACGGCAGCGTGCCGGCGCTCGCGTTCCCGACTCCCAGCGGGCGCGCGCGCTTCTTCGCGCGGCCGCACGCCGAGGCGGCCGAGCTGCCGTGCGCCGAATATCCGATCGTGCTGAACACCGGCCGCCTGCAGCACCAGTGGCACACCATGACCAAGACCGGCAAGGTGGCGATGCTGAACAAGCTGAACCCGAAGCCGTTCGTCGAGCTGCATCCGCAGGACGCCGCGGCGCTCGGCATCGGCCCGCAGGACAGCGTCGAGCTGCGCTCGCGGCGCGGCCGCGCGGTGCTGCCGGCCGCCATCAGCGATCGCGTGCAGCCCGGCGCCGCGTTCGCGCCGATGCACTGGAACGACGTATACGGCGACGAGCTCTGCATCAACGCGCTGACCCACGACGCCGTCGATCCGGTCTCGCTGCAGCCCGAACTCAAATTCTGCGCCGTCGCGCTGACGCGCGTGGCGCGCGCCGCCGCCGACCCCGTCAGCGCCGCTGGCGCCGGCGGCGCGCGCCAGCCGTCGAACCCGCCGGCCGCGCCCGCCGAAGCCGGCGCGGCCCCGCCTCAGGAATCCCCCATGTCCGCTGCTCTCGATACGTTCGCGGCCGCGCTCGGCCTGCAGGATCTCGCCGCGCCGCCCCTTTCCGATGCCGAGCGCGCCTATCTCGCCGGCTTCCTCAGCGGCCTGCGCGGCGCGCCCGCGGGCGGCGTGCCGGTGCTGCCGGCCAGCGCGCCGTGCGCGCCGGCCACGCGGCTCTGGCTCGACGGCATGCTGGCCGGGCTCTACAGCCGCGCGCCGCTGGGCGAGGCGCCGGCGCTGCCCGGGCCGGCCGGCGCGGCGCCGGGCGCCGGCCCGGGCGAGGCGCTGCCGGCCGCGGCCGGCGTGCGGATCGTGCATGCGCGGCCGAAGGTGCTGCTGCTGTGGGCATCGCAGACCGGCAACATCGAATCGCTGACCGAGCTCTACGCGACCATGCTGATGAATGCCGGCTTCGAGATCCGCGTGGCCTGCATGGCCGACGCGACGCCGGCCGTGTTCGCGAACGCGCAATACGCGCTGCTGATGACGAGCACCTTCGGCGACGGCGACGCACCCGACAACGGCGCCGCGTTCTCGGCGGCGCTGGCCGGTGCCGCGGCGCCGCGCCTGGACGGCCTGCGCTACGCCGTGCTCGCGTTCGGCGACCGCAACTACGACGCGTTCTGCGGCCATGGCCGCCGGCTCGACGCCCGGCTCGCCGAGCTCGGCGCCGAGCGGCTGACCGAGCGCGTCGATTGCGACGTCGAGTTCCAGCCGGCCGCCGACAGCTGGCTCGAGCGCGCCATCGCGCGCATCAAGGCCGTGGACGCCGCGCTGCACGCGGTGCCCGACGGCGGCGCGATCCCGTCGCTGCTGCCCAGCAAGGCACGGCCGGCCGCCTCGCGGCTGGTCGCGAACCTGAGGCTGAACCGGCCCGGCGCCGCGAAGGACACGCGCTACCTGGCGCTGTCCACCGAAGGCACCGCGCTCGAATACGAGGCCGGCGACGCGCTCGGCATCTGGCCGACCAATTGCCCGGCCGTGGTCGACGAGCTGCTGACGCTCACCCGGCTGTCGGCCGATACGCCGGTGAGCGTGCCCGGCGTGGGCGAGCTGCGGCTCGGCGAGGCGCTCGGCCGTCATCTCGACATCACGCGGCCGCATCCGGACGCGCTGGCGCTGATCGCCGGGCGCAGCCGCAACGGCGCGCTGAAGGCGCTGCTCGCCTCGGATCGCAGGGCCGATCTGAAGAACTGGCTCTGGGGGCAGCAGCTGGCCGACGTGCTGCACGAGTTTCCGGTCGAGCTGTCGGCGGCGGAACTCGTCGCGATGCTCAAGCGCCTCCAGCCGCGCCTCTACTCGATCGCGTCGAGCCCGGCCGCGCATCGCGGCGAGGTGCATCTGACCGTCTCGGCGGTGCGCTACAGCAACGGCCGGCGCGAGCGCAAGGGCGTCGCCTCGACCTTCCTCGCCGATCGCGCGCAGATGGGCGAGGGCGGCGTGCCGGTGCCCGTGTTCGTGCAGAAGTCGGCGCATTTCCGCCCGCCCGCGAGCGGCGACACGCCGATCGTGATGGTCGGGCCGGGCACCGGGATCGCGCCGTTCCGCGGCTTCCTGCACGAGCGGCGCGCGCGCGGCGCGCGCGGGCGCAACTGGCTGTTCTTCGGCGAGCAGCACGCGGCCACCGATTTCTACTATCGCGACGAACTGAGCGCGATGCACGACGACGGTTTCCTCACGCATCTCGATCTCGCCTTCTCGCGCGACCAGGACGCCAAGGTCTATGTGCAGGACCGCATGCGCGAGCGCGGCGCGCAGCTCTGGTCGTGGCTCGAGGACGGCGCGCATTTCTACGTGTGCGGGGATGCCGCGCGCATGGCGCGCGACGTCGACGCGGCGCTGAAGGCGGTGGTGGCCGAGCACGGCGGGATGGACGAGGCAAGCGCCGCCGAGTACGTCGCGCGCATGGCCAGGCAGCGGCGCTACCTGCGCGACGTCTATTGA